Part of the Lytechinus variegatus isolate NC3 chromosome 16, Lvar_3.0, whole genome shotgun sequence genome, CCTGGGGAAAATCCCCCAGTGGCAATAAAAGATGAGAAACGGCAATACATGCTTCATCTGTATTTATTCTCGCAATGAAGGTTACCTTTGTGAACAGAGTTTGTAAGTTATGAAATTATCCATATCTGAAGTTCGATTAATATCTTGTTTGCTGCCTTTTTGTCATCTAGGGTAGATGCTAAGATCGATGAGGGATTTAATCGAGAGATATACGTTGAATTTGTTTAGCATAATACCCCCATAGTTGCCTGTAAACCTGCTTAACTCTTAAAACGCCAAAGATCCCGAACTTCGTACTGCAAATGGGTGACTTTACGATAAGgtcttacagaaaaaaaaggaatatctAATAAGCATGATGATGACCAAATTTTAGGTTCATGCCCTGGGCATATAATCGCTATGAAATCGCATTAACGGCCATTTCAGGTCCGGCATGACGGAGGCGTTTGtggcggggagggggggggggggggggggggaggtgtcGCCCCTTTGTGAGTTTTGAAGGCTTGAGaagaagtaaaaataatgaaaagatatAATTGAGAACAGGAATCACAGTAAAGAAAAGTATAATAAGGAGAGGTCAATATAAtcgagaggaaaagaaaaatacaacacCACCGTTGGGTGATTTTGCTTCCCCCCGCCACCCACCCCTACATGCCCCATTAagacacaccatccccccccccgcgATGATCCCCTTTCCAGGGCAGAAAACAGAGCATTATAAAAGAGCGATCGTCAAATAAGTcatttgtaagaaaaaaaaaattgtcacaaatATGGAATAGATTTTCATTGTCATACtgacatcattttcataatgtaTAGCCTTCCCTTTCCATTTACCAGATTTGCTTTAAACTCTCATTATTTCGTTTGCCCTTGTTCCCCTTTTTTAAATCTCTTATTGACAGTGTAAACTTTATCGATGTCTATCGCAGAAGGAACGAAATGTCAGTAACAGCCCTTTCACATGGTAAAAATAATCGTTATTTGAATGataattccagtgaaaaataaggctaatgacaatttttttagcacgtgtgaaaccaaactagaatcaatAACGCtgatcacaatcacgaattcaaattctactccggaggtgaattcaaGGGCCTTTCCACACGTGagtcttgaatcatcattgtaatgatgattgctattgtaatcgtgactgtgataACACAAGAGGAAGAATGGGGATGATTCCCAAGCCCCGATGCCTGATGTATACATTGTTATTAcgctgttagaaaatttataaagaagttcctgcagcagagtctcgagaacacctgtaatcttaccagattgcgtaatcttacaggaaattggtatttggtgcaTGGAATCTTACTAATTTCCTtcaataaaacacccttttcccttttttaaacagacctgttctttgaaattgcagaaaaattcctgtttaatgaatttacagaatgattctgttattgctttctgcaaaatcttcttttttttctctgtaaaatcgtgttttttttaacagtgtattttcatgttattttcaaaaatatttcatttccaaacaAAACTTTTATACTTATGAATGAAGTTTATTGACTATAATCAAATTACGAAGTGAAAATGACGAAGATCGCTTTGTGgattcattattaaaaaaatcactagTCCGAGAAGTTTCAATTGTTACCGTTAAAGAAGTTGATCTAGGGAAGCGCACATTTTGCCTCTTTAGTCGGACTTTGATTGTCATCATAGTCATATATTCTGGAAATGTCTTTATTTTCCTctcgtgtattttttttaggggaCGGGTGcttactctctctctccatgTCTCCGACCGTCACCTCTGTGTCTGTATCGCATCGTTTGTTGAATTAATTCGAGCAGTTAAAAATGACttattgttctttttcttcattccaCCTTTCATGTTTGTAATTTTTCAATATCGGTTACCCAAGAAAAGTTGCTATGTCATGTATATATGTTATTGATTCACTAGtacaaaaattaaagaataagtATCAGGCCTACGAATATACGGTGAATTTCCACGAATATACAATTTGGCTCACGCAACGAATAAAGCATTATTCCGACAAGCTCAGTATTATCTATACAACATGTAATAAGCAATTGCTCGAATGAGCTGAATGAAGCAGCAACGATCACGggtaattatgcaaattattgtgGCGCCTCCCAACTCTGCAACAGATCCGACATAATATCAATGCATAACGTCGGATGATACTTTCCTAAAGTATATACTTACACAGAGACGATAACAAGGGAAAAAACATGTAGCAGTGGGAAGGTCGCATGCACGTGTGCAGTTGACTAATGATGGTAGTTCATTGTCCTCTACCATGTCTACTGCTGTATCACCTGAAATATTGTCTTTTGATTAGGCTTTTTTCCTCTCAAAAGCTCAACCTCTCATCATTTGCGTTgctgaattatattttcttggCATTTATTGTAAATCTCTCAGTCAAGTCTTGACGCGGTTGGTGCTTGTACTCCCTTCACTCGTTAACTTCCATCGAATAAACTATCACCgttctacatttttatttggtaGACAAAGTGAATTCTCTAACAATTCTCTTAGCGAGCGAAGATTTTGTATGTAGTCTTCAACAAGGTATTTCAATACAGAGAATAGGCCAGACGAGCCATGCATTTAAACTGTTCtattttttctccaaaaaatCATATCCACGTATCCCGAAGTTTCTTGAAGGTTAGTGATAAACAAGAAAGATCTACTTCAGACGTTTATTACTCTGAGAAAAATATGCTGTATACTTATTGTTTGGATGCACCTTTACCAttcattttctctcttccaTAGCTGCTATTCCACCATTCATGTTGCTATCTACAGCCTTTTCGATTGCGAATtaaacaaattacatttttctaaTTTAGTTAGAATTGTCTCCGTGGCGACAAACGTTTGTCCATTACTTACATCACCTAATCTAAAACAGGCATCGACTAGTTCATTACATTAAGTAAGCGATGGCGTTGAATCAAACACTTTCCCCAGAGAGTATCTCCAAAGAGGAGTCATCTACTAACTTTGTTCAGATATGCGAGATCATCATAGGATGTTTTGGAATCTTTGGTAACCTGACGAGTGTTCTTGTTCTAGGCCGCCGTTcagtccgtaaccagaccaactGGCTGATAGTCAACCAAGCAGTTGTTGATGCCCTCGTTTCGTTCTTTCTCGTGGCAGCCGTCTCGACACAAATCGCAGGCGTATCTCCCAAGAATATGGACAGAGTTAGCGGGGAAATATTCTGTAAGTTCTGGGGATCTCTGAGTATTGTCTTTGGGGGCTTTGCTATATCAACATTTAATCTTACAGCCATATCCATTGAACGTTACATAGCTGTCGTACATCCTATCTGGTACCTTTCCCATTTCAAACAACGTGCAATGGTTATCTTGATTACGCTTGCGTGGTGTTTAGCCCCGGTTCTTCAAATAGTAACGGTGTCCACTCAGTACGGGGTTTCTCAGGAGGGTGAGTGCTATTACTATCCCAAGTACAGTCAGATCCTCGTAGCCCTGTTTTTCTGGGAGTACTTCATGCCCATCTGTGTAAtgactttctctttcttctccatCATCGTGAAGTTTCGGGAGCTAAATAAGATCGCCATTGCGCGTACGCGTGAGATCCAGAATACACTTCCCATCCAAGGTCCAAGTGCGCCGGAAGAAGTGTCGGTCAACAGGGAGGTGGTGGCCTCGCGTCCAGCTGTGAAAACCTTACATGTTCCTGGAGAAATGGCAGCCAGTACCATCCGACCTGGGAGCTCTACTTCTTCGAGAGAACCCAACAGACCTCACGACCAGAGAAATCCAATCCAGGATAATGCAGTCGGTAGGATACTGAGGGAGGTGGTGGCCTCGCGTCCAGCTGTGAAAACCTTACATGTTCCTGGAGAAATGGCAGCCAGCAGTACCATCCGACCTGGGAGCTCTGCTTCTTCGAGAGAACCCAACAGACCTCACGACCAGAGAAACCCAATCCAGGATAATGCAGTCGGTAGGATACAGAGACGCAACACAACCAAGGTCCTCTTTTCTGTTTACATCATATTCCTCATTTGCTGGAGCCCCAATCAGTGGGCTTTTTTGCAGTTTAACCTCGGGGGCTATTTGGACTTCAAATCCACATTCTATCGTCTGACAGTGGTcatgggcattctgaatacctGTATCAATCCTTTCATTTACGCACTGAGACTGAAGATCTACCAGAGAGAATTGAAATCCATGATCCAATCATTTTACTGCCATTAATGCACTGcatgacctggggcccgtttcataaaggacttacaactgttgtaacctTGCCATAatagcaactaccatggtaacaggggtcatcagccaatcagaatcaaggtttccatggtagttgccacaatggcaaagttacaacagttgcaagtcctttatgaaacaggcccctggttcATTCGACAGGCGTCGTATTGCACATCATTGTATTACCAACATGTTATTTAGCTCATACCTATTTTCAGCTCAGTGCTGCTACTTATCCCTAATTTTAGCTGGATTTTTACGTTGCCTGACACCATAACCTTCATTGTTGTAAATAAAGGCACAATGGTACCCCCGATAGACTGTATTGTGTATTGGAGTTGCGCCATGAGGGAAACAGCATGGCAAACAAagattattagtattatcagaATGTAAATCATGTTTGTTTAATTGATCATCGTCATAA contains:
- the LOC121430220 gene encoding dopamine D2-like receptor translates to MALNQTLSPESISKEESSTNFVQICEIIIGCFGIFGNLTSVLVLGRRSVRNQTNWLIVNQAVVDALVSFFLVAAVSTQIAGVSPKNMDRVSGEIFCKFWGSLSIVFGGFAISTFNLTAISIERYIAVVHPIWYLSHFKQRAMVILITLAWCLAPVLQIVTVSTQYGVSQEGECYYYPKYSQILVALFFWEYFMPICVMTFSFFSIIVKFRELNKIAIARTREIQNTLPIQGPSAPEEVSVNREVVASRPAVKTLHVPGEMAASTIRPGSSTSSREPNRPHDQRNPIQDNAVGRILREVVASRPAVKTLHVPGEMAASSTIRPGSSASSREPNRPHDQRNPIQDNAVGRIQRRNTTKVLFSVYIIFLICWSPNQWAFLQFNLGGYLDFKSTFYRLTVVMGILNTCINPFIYALRLKIYQRELKSMIQSFYCH